AAGAGACAAAGAAGAACACTGTCTTCTTTGTCTCTGTCTCTTGTACCTGAGAGCGTGACCTCAAGTGAGGCTTCCCCATCGGTGACGCCGAGCGGCGTTCTCTCCAGAGTCCGGTCCGGTCATAGTGCTTTTGCCTGAGAGTTTCAACAAAGTCTTACTCCTCCGGCGCCGCCTTGGCGATCTCTCCCACAACCATCATTCCGCATTCGTATGAATTTTTAATATCTTCTGTTAACATTTTACTAACAGCGTCCTCACTCTGTCAATGCTTCCCTTCGTTATATTTTACCAATCATTTTCAATATTTGGATTATACGCGGCAGGAGTTGTCTTTTTCATGTTGAACAATTTCAATAGATCGCGATTATTTGATGAAAGGGGTCTTGTGCATTATGAAAGGAAATCCTAAACTGATTGAGGCCTTAAATGCCCTGCTGGCTGATGAACTGAGCGCCATCAACCAGTATATCGTTCATTCCGAAATGTGCGCCAACTGGGGTTATGAAAAACTTCACAGCACCTTCGAACGGCGCGCCATCGAGGAAATGAAGCATGCGGAAATCCTCATCGCCCGCATCCTCTTCCTGGAAGGACTGCCGGTCGTCTCCAAACTGAATCCGATCCACATCGGCAGCGACGTGACGAAGCAGCTGGAAAAAGACCACGCTGCCGAAGAAGGCGCGATTGCCGCCTACAATGCGGCCATTCGTCTGGCTGGCGACGTCAACGATTTCGCGACGCGCGAAATTCTCGAGCACATTTTGAGCGATGAAGACCGTCACATCGACGGCATCGAAGAACTGCAAGACCAGATCGGCCATATGACGCTGCCGATTTTCCTGACGACGCAGGTCGCCAAATAAGCAAAAGAATAGAAAGACAGGGCATCTCAAGCATCCTTGAAACGCCCTGTCTTTTTCATTTCGCCGCTTCGGCTTATTTGCGCGAAGTCCGCACGCACACTTCCTGGCCGCAACCGGAACATTTTCCGTTGCCGCTGCCGTCCATGCGAACCACATGACCGCATACTGCATGTATCAACATATTGATTTCCTCCTTTTTTCTTTTCTTTGACGTCCGGCTTCCGTTGCCGTTCATCCCCGTTTCTGATTTTCACCCATCTCGCAGCCGCCAGCATGGCTCGGCTTATAAAAAACGAAAGAAGTCCTTACTCGGCTCCCTCCGATTTGACGCAAATTTGAACCCTTTACACACGAAGGACCTTGGTTGAGTCTAAATGGATCGCGCTCTCTGCAAGACCATCTCTTTCTTTTTGCAAAAGAGATCTCTTCTTGTACGGAAAACAAAAAAGAAGCCCTTGGTGTCAGGCTTCTCTAAAAAACAGTTCAAATATGATTTTCATCATTCTTTGTCAGTAGTCAGTCTTTACTCGAGCACATGGTTTATTATAGTCGGATTACCTCATATTGTCAATACTTTTCTATTTCTTTACCAAGAAAAGCTCTTTTGGCCACTTCGCCAATCGCATAGGTCGCCAACGCATCGAGCGTGCCGCCGACAAGTGCGCCGACAAGAGGTACGCCACGCCCCAAACCGGCAATGCCTTTTTCGCTGAACTTGCGCAGCAGCACGGCGCCGATTTTTTGCTGTGTCCGCTCTAAAAGCTGCGTCGACAGTTTGGCCAGCATCCTGCGCGAGATATGCTGTCCCAGCTTAACGCTGAGTTCTTTCAACAGCTCGGTCGCCGCACTGCCGCACAGGCAGAGAAAGACCAGCGTCTTGACCTTGTCGTCGCGCACGTCATGCCCGCCCAGGCAGGCGATCGCGGTGATCATTCGGATTTGCATATAAAGGACACTCGACAGATTGGCCGGCACTGCGACCGGCAGCGTCAGTACGCCGCCCAAACCGGTCAGAAAACCCACGCTGGCGCACTTTGCATTCTGCCAGCGAATCAAGGCATCGGCCTGCTCGTGCAAGTTGCCAGGCGCTTTCCTATATTCAGCCGCCAACTCTTCTGCCGATCCGATCCCCGGCATGCCGTCAACCGCCTTCGCATATCCCCACTCTAACAAACGCCAGATCGTTGCCTGCTCCACCATTTCACCCTCTTCTATACATCGAAATCGATTTTTTCTCCGACATGTTCCGGCGTCGGATGCGCCTTGTTGAGGAGTTTTTTCGGCTCAGCCTCGGCTTTACGCCGCGCGGCAGGCTTTTCCTTGCTCTTGGGACGATAGAACGGGCCATGGTGCGGCCAAATATCCTTGACTTTTCCCGCCGGTGCGACGCGCAGCAACGCTTCTACCGGTTTAAGATCGCGCTCTTCCATCCAAGATGCACCTCTTTTCACGCGCAAAAAGCTGCGCAAACGATTTAGCTTGCTTCTTGATTCGCGCTGCGCCCTTTCTTTTCCTGCTGCACTTCGGCAAAGCTTTTGGGATAAATTTCCGTTTTCTTCGGCAGGGTATGCCTATTTGCCGCCGAATATAAAAAGTAACGCACCCACAGAACGAGGAGGGATACGATGACTAGCGCAACTTACAAGGCCGTATTCATCCGTCACGGCCAAAGCGACTGGAATAAACGCAACCTGTTTACCGGCTGGACCGACGTCGAGCTGTCGCCGGAAGGAGAGGCTGAGGCCCGGCGCGCCGGACTCCTGCTCAAGGCACAAGGCTACGCCTTCGATCTGGCCTTCACGTCCACGCTGAAACGGGCCATCAACACACTGCATCTCGTGCTGGGCGAACTCGATCAGCTCTGGATTCCCGAATACAAGGCCTGGCAGCTGAACGAGCGCCATTACGGCGCCTTGCAGGGCCTGAACAAAGCGGAAACCGCCGCGAAATACGGCGATGAACAAGTCAAGATCTGGCGGCGCAGTTACGACATCCAGCCCCCGCCCTTAGCGCCTGACGACAGCCGCGCCCCCGGACTCGATCCGCGCTATCGCGCGCTTTCGCCGGCAGCTTTACCGCTGAGCGAATCGCTCAAAGACACCGAAGCCCGCGTGCTCGACTACTGGCAAAAAACAATCGCGCCGGCCATTTTAGAAGGCCAGCGCATCATCATCGCCGCCCACGGCAACAGCCTGCGCGCATTGGTCAAACACTTGAACCAGGTCGCCCCGGCCGACATCATGTCCTTTGAAATCCCGACCGGCGTTCCGCTCGTATATGAATTCGACGCCGACTTAAAACCCCTGCGTCATTATTACCTGACAGCGGACGAGGAATAAGCGCGGCACTTGCGAAAGAATAGGCGGTGTATTGCATGCGTATTTTAATTGCGGATGACTCCTGTCTTTGTCGCAGCAATCTGAAACTCCTCTTCGAGGGAATCGCCTCGCTTGAACTGGCGGAGGCCGCCAACGGCGTGGAGGTTTTGGAGTTGCAGCGCAGCTTTCAACCCGACATCCTTTTCATGGATATCACGATGCCGTTGCTCGACGGTCTGGCAACGCTGAAGATCCTGCAGCTGGTCGCGCCAGCGCTGCCGATCGTGATCATTTCTTCGCTGGCCGATCAGCGTTTCGTCAGCCGCGACTGTATCGCAAACGGCGCGGTTGCCGTACTTGGCAAACCGGTCACCAAGGAAGATGCGCTGCGGGCCCTGACAAAGCTGAAGCAAGCTTCCGCGCAACAGGGAGGCGATCCGCCATGAGGCTGCTTTCCATCGATGAATTGAGCGAAGGAATGGTTTGCAACCAGACGCTATGCGATAACCGCGGCATCATCCTGGTTTCGCGCGGCGCCGTCCTGAGCGCGAACTATATCCGCCGCCTGCGCAAATTCGGCGCGGAACGGGTCTGGATCCAAGACGATCCATCTGAAGGCCCGCCGCCCGCAGCCAGTGAAGAAACAAGCCTCGCCACGGCAACGCTGGCGGTGATCCAGCAACTGACCGAGGAAATTCGCGCGCAGCAGCCCTTGAAGATTAACCGTTACGCCGCCAAGATTGCGGAGATCAGTTACGCGGTCCTGGCCAAGCCGTTTTTGCAGGATATCCTGACGCAGCTGGCCGCGCACAGCATCCTATACAAACACAGCCTGCGCACGATGATCATCAGCCTCGCAATGGGCGTGAACAAACGTTATGACCGCGCCAATCTTGAGTGTCTTGCCCTTTGCGCATTGCTGCATGACAGCGGGATGACGGATGATTATTGCGAAGGCGACACCGAGCATCCGCTCCAGACGTTCCGTAAACTGCACGACATCGCCGATCTGGATGTGATCATCGCCCTTTCCTGCCTGCAGCACCACGAACGCTTCGACGGTCAGGGTTTTCCGCTGCATTTCTCCCGCCAGCAAACGACCGAGTTCGCCCGCATTCTTGCGGTGGCCGATGCCTACGACCGCCTCATCCTCGCCAATCGCCCTTCGCGCCCTGCCGTATTCGCGATTTTTGCAGGAATGGGCACAAAATTCGATCCGGCGATGGTTCGGCTTTTCGAGACAACGCTGCGCTGATGCAAAAGCAAAGCCGTCCTAACAAAAATGTTAGAACGGCTTTTTCATAGCGACATTCGGTTCAAATGGCGAAACTCAAGCCATAAGAGCGCGCCGGTCAGCAAAGAGGAGACCAGATCCGCCGCCGGACCGGCCAGCCAGATTCCTGTAAGTCCGAAAAAACGGGGCAGCAGCAGCACGAGCGGCAGCAAGAAGACGAACTGCCGCGACAGGCTGAGAAAAATCGCTTGCCGCGCTTTGCCGACCGCCTGGAAATAGGTGGTGCAGACAACCTGGAAACCGATGATCGGCAGCATGAAGAGATAGATCCGCATGCCGAAAGCACCGATCGCGATCAGTTCCTCATTGCCGTTGAACAAACGGATGATCGACTCGTCGAAAATCTGAACGATCAGGAACGCCGCGCAGCAGATCAACGTGGCCGCCACCCCGGCTTTATAGAGCGTTTCTTTGACGCGTTGAAAATTATTCGCACCGAAATTGTAGCCAATGATCGGCTGCGCTCCTTGGCTGATGCCGAATACCGGCATTACCAACAGCATCGCGACGCGATTGATGATGCCCATCGCCGCCACGCCGAGCTCGCCGCTATAGAGGATCAGACTGTGATTGAAGAGTACGCCGACAACGCTGGCGGCAATTTGCATCAGAAACGGCGATGAGCCAATCGAAACGATCTCTGCGACGATGCTTCGCTTCGGCTTCAGATTCTTCCAGTGCAGTTTGAGGAAACTTTTCTCACTGCGCAAAAACAAGAGCACCCAGAAAGCCGCGACCGCCTGCGCAATCACGGTAGCCAGCGCCGAGCCGCTGATGCCTAAGTGCAAGCCAAAAATAAAAATCGGATTCAAAACCACATTTAAGCCCGCCGCGATCAGCATCGTCGCCATCGCCGTCTTCGGATGGCCCTGCGCTCGGATCACGCTATTCAAGCCGAAGCTTAGGTACATGAAGATACTGCCAAGCAAAAGCACGCGCGTGAACTCTCTCGCCATCGGCAGCAGTTCGGGCGTTGCGCCAAGCAGCATCAGCAAGGGATCGAGAAAGACAAGTAAGGCGGCGGTCAGTCCCGCTGCCAGGAGAAAGAGCAGCCCCGTCGCATTGCCTAAAATCAGCTCCGCCATCGCTTTATCCTTCTGTCCAAGGCAAATCGAGATTCGCGCGCTGGCGCCGACCCCGACCAACATGCCAAAGCCCATCAGGACAATGACCAGCGGAAAGGCGATCGTGACCGCTGCCAAGCCGAGTTCGCCGACGCCGCGCCCGACGAAAACACTGTCCACGATATTATATAAGGCATTGACGACCATGCCGGTAATCGCCGGTACGGAAAACTTCCAGAGCAATCGTCCCACCGACTCTTCGCCCAAGGCATTCGGATGTTCCATTTATCTTCAACCTCAATCTTTTTCTATCTATATATATCGAAGTATAGTATAGTACACTCCGAAGTAAAGCACAAAGTGTTTCCGCAGCAGGCGCTTTCTTTTCGCTCACACTGTCGATCCATTTTTTAAGCGGAGGTTTCATCATGTCAGAACGTTCTGTATTGCTTATCGTCATGTCCACTTCTTTTCTGGCGCCCTTCATGGCCAGTTCCATCAATCTCGCTTTGCCGACGATCGGGCGCGAATTTTCGGCCGATCCCATTTTGCTCAGCTGGATCGCCTCCAGCTATATTCTTGGCGCCGCCGCTTTCCTTATGCCGTTCGGCCGTTTGGCCGACATCATCGGGCGCAAAAAGATTTATCTCAGCGGCATTATCTTTTTCTCCCTTTTCACGCTTCTTTCCGGCACAGCCGACAGTTTATCGATGCTGCTGGCCTTTCGCGTCGCACAGGGCATCGCCAGCGCGATGCTCTTCAGCACCGGCATCGCCATCCTCACCTCCGTCTTCCCGGCGGCGAAGCGCGGTTACGCGCTCGGCCTGACTACCGGTTCCACCTATGTCGGACTCTCGCTCGGCCCTGTATTGGGCGGCTTTTTAAATTATCAGTTCGGCTGGCGCAGTCTCTTCTTCTTCAGCGCCGTTTTCGCAGCGCTTACCGCCGTCTTTGCCATGCGCCGCCTGCAGGGCGAGTGGCGCGAAGCGAGCGGCGAACATTTCGACTGGCCGGGGGCATTTTCTTATACCGCAGGCATCACGCTGACACTCTACAGCCTCTCTTCCTTTTCAACGCTCGCCCATTCCGCGTATTGGCTCGCGCTTGGCCTTTTTCTGCTCGCAGCTTTTCTCTACTATGAAGCACGTCAAGCATCGCCGTTGCTTCCCGTCCGTTTGTTTTGCAATAATCCTCTCTTCGCATTTTCCAACCTGGCGGCGCTGATCAACTACAGTGCGACCTTTGCCGTCAGCTTTCTTCTTTCCCTGCATCTGCAACTGATCCGCCATTTAGATTCGGCGCAATCCGGTCTAATCCTGCTCGCGCTGCCGCTCTTCATGGCCCTTTTTTCGCCACTGGCCGGTCGCCTGTCCGATCGCCTTCAACCGGCGCTCATCGCTTCCTGGGGCATGGCGCTCAGCGCCTTGGGACTCTTTTTCTTCACCTTCCTGCTTGCCGACAGTCCGCTCGCGCTTATCCTTGTGAATCTTACCTTAGTCGGTCTTGGCTTCGCCCTCTTTTCTTCGCCAAACACCAACGCCATCATGAGCTCCGTCGAAAAAAAACACTACGGCGTCGCCGCCTCAACGCTGGCGATGATGCGTCTGACCGGACAAGCCGTCAGCATGGCAATCGTCACGCTGCTCTTTTCGCTCCATTCCAGCAGCGAAAATACGAGCGCGCTCCTTTTGCAAAGCAGCCATAACGCATTTCTCATTTTCACTGCGCTATGCACCTGCGGAATTTTCGCTTCCCTGGCGCGCGGCAAACGGCAGTAGCACGCGCATTTTAAAAGAGCCGTCTCAGATAGAGACGGCCTTTGAAACTGTCGACAAAACGAACTCAAGCGGGGCATTTTTTACACGAAGAATCGAAGAAGCGAAGTCGGCCGATAGAATCGCCCGACTTCGCTTCTTCGTGTTATCGTTTCTTTTTATCCTAATCCCGGATAAAATCGCGCCAATCAAGCGACGACCAGTCCGCACGCGGCCCCGGCACTGCCGAAAGACGCGTCGGCAGCGGCGTCAGCGGCGGCACGACGCCAAGCGGCGAAAACGGTTCCTGCTGGCGTTCCGGCAGGCGTGGCCCGCCAAGCGCCGAATCGATGAACGCGACGACAAAGCCGCTTTTATCGCGGAAAAAGCCGGTCGAAAAAAAGCCCAACGGCTCGCCATGTACATTGAAAACACCTTCATTGTCTAAAAAGCCCAGTACTTTAGAGCCTTCGAGGTTATACACATATTCTTTGTCGAGCCACGCCCGCACGACGCCGCGTCGATCGAAAATTGCAATCATCCTTTGTCCCCCTCTTACCTCTGCTTTTCTTGTATCTTCGGCGTCGAAGACCTGTTTCCTGCTAAACGCCGCCAATCTCTCGAGCCGCAGTGCATGGCCGCTTCAGCAAAAGACCTGTTTCAGACAAAAAAAGACTGCCGTAAACAGCATTTTAGCGCTGTTTTGCGACAGTCTTTCTTTACCGTTATGAAAAAGCGTTGCTCTTTCCTATTTTTCAAGAAACGGGCCGACCACTTCTTTAAATTCCTGCGCCGAAAAAGGTTTCAACAAGAACGCGTCGCTGCCCAAAGCTTTCAATTCTTCAAGCGCCTCAGGCGAGCTGTGGCTGCTGCACATGATGACCTTGGCCTTTGGCTGCGTTTCCTTAAATGCTTTCAGCACCGCGATGCCGTCGATCCCGGTCATCACAATATCCAAAAGCGCCAAATCAAACGCCTGCGCCGCCATGCTTTCCATCGCACCCGCGCCATTATCCGATTGGCTGATTTCACTTTCGGCAATACCGTTCGCCTTCAATTCACGGATGAGAATACCGCGGGCAAAAGTCGAATCATCCACCACCAAGATTTTCATCTGCTTCCTCCCGTTTTGCCGTCAGTTATTTCTACAGTGCTTCTTTATCAACAAGATCGATCAGCTGTGCAATCTCCGGTTTTGAAATCTGCGCATTTGCGCCGAGCGCCTCGCCTTTACGCCGCATTTCCTCATTAATCAGCGACGAGAAGATGATGACCGGCAACGGCTGCAGGTCGCGATTTTCACGAATGCGTTTCAAGAGATGATGCCCGTCCATCTGCGGCATTTCAATATCGGTAATCAACAACTGCACGCTTTTTTCGATCGGCTGTCCGCTCTTGCCAATTTCCTCCAGCTTCTCCCAGGCCTCTTTGCCGTTCGGGAACGCCAATACGTTCACATAGCCGGATGCATGCAGCGTGCTGATCAAGAGGTCACGCAGCATGTGCGAGTCTTCGGCGACCACCAGCGTCTTCTTGTTGCGTTCTTCGCGACGGTCAACGCTGGTTTCCGGCACGGCGCTCAATTTGCGGTTGATTTCCGGATTGATTTCGGAAACGATCTTTTCGAAGTCGAGCAGTACGACCATCTTTTCGTTCATCTTGATAATTCCGACCACCATTTCCGAATCCGTGATATCGGGCGGCGGCTCCATCTGCTCCCAGGACACGCGATGGATACGCGAGACCTTGTCGACAAGAAAGCCGACAAAATAATTATTGAGCTCACTGACAATGATGTTCTGTCCGGCGTCCGCATCTTCCGGATCGACAACCGAGCCCAGGCAGCGCGGCAAATTTACGAGCGGCATGATCCTGCCCCGCAAGGTGAAAATCCCGTCGACATAGGGATGCGCATTGGGAAGCTTGGTCGTCGGAACGCAATTGATAACCTCTCTGACTTTCGCCACATTGATACCGTAGTTCACCTTACCGATTGAGAATTCGATGATCTCAAACTCATTTGTTCCCGTTTCAATCAAAATACCTTTTTTCTCCGCCGCTTGACTCACGATAACACCTCCCAAATAATTCCGCTGTTCTCTATTTATTTTCAGTATGCTTACAGTCGCATCTTTTCATCAATTATTCTGCTTCGCCTGCTTTTCTCCCTGCTTGTCGTTAATATTTTAATTTAGTTAACTCCGCTTCCATTATATCCCATCTTGTGCAAAATAAAAAAGTTTTCTTTTTTATTTTTTTGCGTTACTCTTTTCTTAGAGCTTTTTAAGCATCACACAGTAAGGAGGGATTGTTCATGTATGTATCCTTTCCCCTATTGCGCCGCTGCTCCATGACGCTCGCAGCATTGCGTTCTTTCACACGTTTCGCTTTGCTTGTCGCCGCATTCCTACTACTTCTTCCGTCCTCATTTTGCTCCGCCGGTGATTGGACATTGGCTACTCGCACAGAAAGCGGCACATCGTACTGGTGGAATCCGTGGCAAGCGCATTCCGTTCTCCTTGCCAACGGCGAGACAGTTTTCACGCTTCCCGTTTGCATCGGCAACCCTAACCGCCCTGGAGCCACTCGCCATCTCGTCATAAAACCGGCCAGTCAGGACTGGATCGTTTCACCCGACATGCCGCAAGACAATGGTTACATCACCGTTGCAGAAACTGCCGGCATACAACCTTATTCCGCATCCGCCGCCGCAGGTTGGCAACCCATCATCGATAAGGCATTAGAGCTTAACGCCAGTCTGCCGGATATGCCTCTGCTCGCCGGACAGCTCGTGCCGCTGCCTTACGTCAAGACGCACGCACCGCTAGGCGCCAGCCATCCTGGTTATGCGCTGCGTGACAAACACGGCGACAACTTTAATATTTACATTTTCACCAACTATGAAGAACGCCAAATCAATCAAGCTGACAGCGATCTAGCCTTGTCAAATGACATCATCGTCCG
The Azotosporobacter soli DNA segment above includes these coding regions:
- the bfr gene encoding bacterioferritin, with the translated sequence MKGNPKLIEALNALLADELSAINQYIVHSEMCANWGYEKLHSTFERRAIEEMKHAEILIARILFLEGLPVVSKLNPIHIGSDVTKQLEKDHAAEEGAIAAYNAAIRLAGDVNDFATREILEHILSDEDRHIDGIEELQDQIGHMTLPIFLTTQVAK
- a CDS encoding EcsC family protein, which codes for MVEQATIWRLLEWGYAKAVDGMPGIGSAEELAAEYRKAPGNLHEQADALIRWQNAKCASVGFLTGLGGVLTLPVAVPANLSSVLYMQIRMITAIACLGGHDVRDDKVKTLVFLCLCGSAATELLKELSVKLGQHISRRMLAKLSTQLLERTQQKIGAVLLRKFSEKGIAGLGRGVPLVGALVGGTLDALATYAIGEVAKRAFLGKEIEKY
- the gpmA gene encoding 2,3-diphosphoglycerate-dependent phosphoglycerate mutase, whose amino-acid sequence is MTSATYKAVFIRHGQSDWNKRNLFTGWTDVELSPEGEAEARRAGLLLKAQGYAFDLAFTSTLKRAINTLHLVLGELDQLWIPEYKAWQLNERHYGALQGLNKAETAAKYGDEQVKIWRRSYDIQPPPLAPDDSRAPGLDPRYRALSPAALPLSESLKDTEARVLDYWQKTIAPAILEGQRIIIAAHGNSLRALVKHLNQVAPADIMSFEIPTGVPLVYEFDADLKPLRHYYLTADEE
- a CDS encoding response regulator transcription factor, giving the protein MRILIADDSCLCRSNLKLLFEGIASLELAEAANGVEVLELQRSFQPDILFMDITMPLLDGLATLKILQLVAPALPIVIISSLADQRFVSRDCIANGAVAVLGKPVTKEDALRALTKLKQASAQQGGDPP
- a CDS encoding HD-GYP domain-containing protein — encoded protein: MRLLSIDELSEGMVCNQTLCDNRGIILVSRGAVLSANYIRRLRKFGAERVWIQDDPSEGPPPAASEETSLATATLAVIQQLTEEIRAQQPLKINRYAAKIAEISYAVLAKPFLQDILTQLAAHSILYKHSLRTMIISLAMGVNKRYDRANLECLALCALLHDSGMTDDYCEGDTEHPLQTFRKLHDIADLDVIIALSCLQHHERFDGQGFPLHFSRQQTTEFARILAVADAYDRLILANRPSRPAVFAIFAGMGTKFDPAMVRLFETTLR
- a CDS encoding MATE family efflux transporter: MEHPNALGEESVGRLLWKFSVPAITGMVVNALYNIVDSVFVGRGVGELGLAAVTIAFPLVIVLMGFGMLVGVGASARISICLGQKDKAMAELILGNATGLLFLLAAGLTAALLVFLDPLLMLLGATPELLPMAREFTRVLLLGSIFMYLSFGLNSVIRAQGHPKTAMATMLIAAGLNVVLNPIFIFGLHLGISGSALATVIAQAVAAFWVLLFLRSEKSFLKLHWKNLKPKRSIVAEIVSIGSSPFLMQIAASVVGVLFNHSLILYSGELGVAAMGIINRVAMLLVMPVFGISQGAQPIIGYNFGANNFQRVKETLYKAGVAATLICCAAFLIVQIFDESIIRLFNGNEELIAIGAFGMRIYLFMLPIIGFQVVCTTYFQAVGKARQAIFLSLSRQFVFLLPLVLLLPRFFGLTGIWLAGPAADLVSSLLTGALLWLEFRHLNRMSL
- a CDS encoding MFS transporter translates to MSERSVLLIVMSTSFLAPFMASSINLALPTIGREFSADPILLSWIASSYILGAAAFLMPFGRLADIIGRKKIYLSGIIFFSLFTLLSGTADSLSMLLAFRVAQGIASAMLFSTGIAILTSVFPAAKRGYALGLTTGSTYVGLSLGPVLGGFLNYQFGWRSLFFFSAVFAALTAVFAMRRLQGEWREASGEHFDWPGAFSYTAGITLTLYSLSSFSTLAHSAYWLALGLFLLAAFLYYEARQASPLLPVRLFCNNPLFAFSNLAALINYSATFAVSFLLSLHLQLIRHLDSAQSGLILLALPLFMALFSPLAGRLSDRLQPALIASWGMALSALGLFFFTFLLADSPLALILVNLTLVGLGFALFSSPNTNAIMSSVEKKHYGVAASTLAMMRLTGQAVSMAIVTLLFSLHSSSENTSALLLQSSHNAFLIFTALCTCGIFASLARGKRQ
- a CDS encoding 4-fold beta flower protein, with the translated sequence MIAIFDRRGVVRAWLDKEYVYNLEGSKVLGFLDNEGVFNVHGEPLGFFSTGFFRDKSGFVVAFIDSALGGPRLPERQQEPFSPLGVVPPLTPLPTRLSAVPGPRADWSSLDWRDFIRD
- a CDS encoding response regulator, with product MKILVVDDSTFARGILIRELKANGIAESEISQSDNGAGAMESMAAQAFDLALLDIVMTGIDGIAVLKAFKETQPKAKVIMCSSHSSPEALEELKALGSDAFLLKPFSAQEFKEVVGPFLEK
- a CDS encoding chemotaxis protein, producing the protein MSQAAEKKGILIETGTNEFEIIEFSIGKVNYGINVAKVREVINCVPTTKLPNAHPYVDGIFTLRGRIMPLVNLPRCLGSVVDPEDADAGQNIIVSELNNYFVGFLVDKVSRIHRVSWEQMEPPPDITDSEMVVGIIKMNEKMVVLLDFEKIVSEINPEINRKLSAVPETSVDRREERNKKTLVVAEDSHMLRDLLISTLHASGYVNVLAFPNGKEAWEKLEEIGKSGQPIEKSVQLLITDIEMPQMDGHHLLKRIRENRDLQPLPVIIFSSLINEEMRRKGEALGANAQISKPEIAQLIDLVDKEAL